AAGGCTACTCGGTAAATACGTAACGTGTGCACCGGGCAATGGTCGATGAACGACTGACCGATTTGTGCGCGCGCGCTGCTTTATAGAGGTTCTATAGTGGAGATCGAGTGACACATCGTACGATCGTTCGACTAATCGCCCGTTGCacgttgttttacaaaacattgatagtggcgccgtcATATTCTTTATGTGTCGGTTGTAGGATCGACCTGAGTTGCAGAAATCTTTTCTATGTGAAGGTAGACCATGATGTAAACCGTGTAACTGTTCTAAaactacttttttttaaatagagtCATGTATCACAACTCATTATACCACTACAAGCGTTACACGGACAGGCAAAGAAGGCTGATACTCACATACACAATAAagacacacacacaaaaaaatacacaaataagaaaaatataacgaaATAGTTACGAAAATCTGAGGCCGTAAAAGGcataattagttatttttttttatattttcagggACGGTCAGCTGAAGCGAATGAAGGCAAAAAAAGAGTGGAGAGAACTACAGCAAGAGGAGTTTAGTAAGAGATTAAAAGGGGAGTAGGAGgtgatatatatttagtggAAATTAAGTTTTCCCACTTGTGGGACGAAAAGACTGTCCTTGTGGGACGTGAAGTGGTATCttataatgaaaatttgtttttttattatataaggtAACAAATATACGAACACTGATGTGCTACGCCCTgtcagtttaataatattacgtcaaattattttttttgtttttcgaaatttCTCGATTGTTTGTCTACGATTAAGTCCGATATAGTTGTAGCACGAATGTTGCCACTTCACGTTGCACAACATTTTTGGGGTGCGTTTAGAGAATATTATTGGCCTGTGGCCTTTGTAATGTCTATACTCATGGGTCGTATAGTAGTGTTCATATAAAGTCGTTACGATGTAATTTGTCGGTACGACATTATCTGTCCGATTTTTATAGCAAGAGCAAAGGTATTCCTCACTATACAGTGTCATACCTTGCCCGGAGTTAAAATATTCAGCCAAAATGTTTTGTTGGGTTTTATGGACGCCGAGGACACGAATTTCCActtgtatcacctcgacgtccgttggTAGTCTTTACCGCGTACCACCATGTGGATCCAGAAGCTCACTGAAATTAGACTTCAAGAAAATACTACTAAAAAaagtcggcaacgcacttgcgagctttctggcaatgtgagtgttgACGGCCTTTTGCCCTCTGTTCAATAAAAGATCTATACGATTTGTATCAAACAGTTGTGAGTCTAAATATATGCGCAAGAGACGTAAAAGCGTTACACAGTTTGATATGATGTAGACTTTGAATTTTACTCTAGATTCAtgagaattatattaatttacgtaTTGCTAATAacggtatatatttaatttaaaaatcgttcctaaaatttaaaatttttagttaaaaaatatattaaaaagcgGCAAAAATTCATTTAAGTAAGAGTCTGTTTCATATAAGTTccaaataagctttttattacttattggtaGGATCAACACTGTTGTTGCGTTGCAACTGTCACAGCGCATACATGAAAGTCCATTATAAGTTGAGTTCGATGAATCGCCAAGTTTTACTTTAAACTTTCATCTTCCAAATAGTTTGTGTTGCATATCTATTTGGTACTTTGGTGAAACAGAGCCTAAGTCTGAAATATcgaatttgtttaatttaatcaacGATTTAAAGAAGAAAAGGTTTTCAACTTTAAAGTTTGAAGTTAAGTTATCATCAAAAGCACGATATTAGACAAATTGCATTCATTAATAACGGATGTTATCTTAATTTCGTACCTAAaacttgaattaataaattataaaacacttaataaatatcttataataatcaaaagaAATTCGATTGAAAACGAGGACGCTTTCGAAgtgattctaaaaatgtaaagGGCGCGTAAAGGGCTCTATAGGTGTGAGATTTCATCTACGTTTTGGTCATTTTTATGCCAAAGACAAGTAGACTGTCTGATATGTCATAATCCAGAggcattttaaatgttaaatgcgcgcaTACAATGTCCATTGGTCCATTGGTACGAGCTCAGGGAAGACAGCTGTCACTCATATAAATGACGTTACATCGTAAAATGTCATTTGACAGGtggtattttaaaacttatttttataataacgtgCCACAGATAACGTTTAACGATCAATCGAAGTCTATGCAATTTTGGGGCATTTAAACTGTTAAAGCAGataggccggtaacgcactcgtgagccctcggtattgagtgtccatggtgTCGCATCAGGGGAGCTTCCTGTCCCTTTGCCCTCTTCAAGCAGGCTCTTCCCCTTTCGTGAGCAGTGTTAGGctattggcttcagcgtgcgactctcatccttgaggttataggttcgatccccggacACCAATGaacattctatgtgcgcatttaacattcgctcgaacggtgaaggaaaacatcgtgaggcttgacttagacccaaaattagttgcctattagattaacgattgatcatgaaacagatacagaaatctgaggcccagacctaaaaatattgtagtacaactcatttcttttattaacactaaATAACTAGTACTATCAAAGCAATAATCTTGCTAATAGGCCAAGGAATTCATATATCCTGACCTATGTAGTGGGCTTTTGATAAAATCTAAAGTAACCCCTTGTAAATGTCAAAGCGTAAAAGCAGAAATGCGcacgattttattatatataaaaacgtagAACTCCCTGTATATAACGTCCCTTAGAACGaagcaatattttttgattgCTCAAATGTGATGTATGGTGATATGGACTGGTTAATATTAAGCTTACGACTACGATACAATTCGCATTTTAATTGCATTTAGTTACGACACACGTGACGTAAGTTACTGAATTCGTGTTAAAAATTTTCTTGCATTCACTGCGATGGTGTACCAACGTTTGAATTTTCAAATCTAAGGTTTAAATGAATAGAATTTTCCAAAAACATTGCAGCAAGTTTGATATTCATCCATAGGATATACTTATCCAGATAGAATCAATGTTTCAAGATGACTcttggaaccagctgcccactgaagtatttccgaaccaattcgactttggGTCCTTCACGAAAACAACGCGTTTTCAAAAAGCCCGGCAAAGCTCGGAGCTCTCTGGCtttaagtgtccatgggcggcggtattacttaagtCGAGActactgcccgtttgctccctgttaaacaaaaaaggaGCACACCAATAATGGTCTTGGTGAtgatttgtttctttaaaaaattggttcgtttttttaatgattttttttcggTTAGAAATCAAATGCCAATATAAAGTTGGCTTTTGTGTTATACTAATACAAGATGTACttgatttttttcatacattcATAAATACCGCGTGATGTGTTAGAGTAGGGTTTTTGCGTTCATAGCGCCGCTAGATGGCGCtgtgaaagaaaacatatttgttttaatgggTTCAGCTTCAATTTAAACCACAGATAAATATCGCTCAATCGATTTCCTAAATACAGAAGTAAACTTTatcatgtaatattattttttcgtcTATATACTTAAATATCGAAATTCATTGCTGTAAAGTCAGACAAATTTTCAAAGGCTCTCGTTTTGCCTATATCagtgtttttatgtaaaaataaatgaaaacctTCACCCACCTGAGTGGatgaaaatatatcatttattatgttttcggCTAAATGgttgttcttttgtttacctCGGCTTTGAGATATTTTCTAGACTATGGGCTAATTGATTTGTTCCAACGTATGTATTTAAGGAACTATACGGTAGCACATCACCAGAAAAGCACATTGTTATATTCCATTTTTTggtcatcgtttcttgaagtatggcgaatggtaaaaatatatggtggagttgagtagtttatgtatccattttgaaagatcaatacacgatttaaataacttcgctggatagaaaaaaaatgcaaacatagccaatttttgacactttgaattcattttatgacgaaaatgtgtatagaacatgattttgaaatttacacgacATATTTTATCGCAAGACAATtaatccatttcagaaaaaaaaaatgataaaattacattaatttaatgttttagataactaattgttattacgggccggcgcgcctcagcgctccagctctccattgcgcaccgcagtccaccccgagacactgacacagcaatGCGTGCTGGTATAGGGCCTTaagttagaaaaatatttctgttgtaaaaaatcttatcgtaGTCGTATAAACGGCTTATAATTGCATTAAATGCtaaatttagataattttaccatttgtATCACaatttatatcttaatatttatcttatttgatattttgtttatagatttttttacacagaCAATAAACGCAAAAGTTTGTCTGCTATGCGTTTTTAAGCAGATTTTTATTAGCAGTGAAAAATAACAGATGTGATAAACacgcaatataaaataatagctaaaattatattactacaCGGGATTCAAAAAATCCTTAAACtgttagattattttataataaattaataaaaaaaggataatTCACGTCATCTGTCAGGCGTCAAGTTTAGACGCTGTCATTTCGTGTCTATTTCTGATATTTGACAGCGCTCaaaattatgaatacaatGGAAATTAAAGTTGCTATGATAATCACTTGATAGTGAGTTATGGAAATTaccttaattataatttcaagtATATTCACagcttttcattatttaacgTATATTTAATGGCGGCtttaggaaaatatatttcttggtAGCAGCTAAGacctatttatttactagtaatcttacagctaacatacacaTTATGAAGCCAAACACTTAAACagtatacaaagccaaaatagattacatacatacactaacaacatatataaacagaaaacatagGTACtaattaatagacaaaaagaAATGAAAGTTAAATTCAACAATAAgcaaactatatttaatagttaatatttataaatactgcaaaataaactaaatccTCTTAGAATCGGTATGTTCGTTGTTGAGCGTTAAATTACGTTTTTATCCATAACAGCTTTACTAGAGAAATTGTGCTTGCTAAAAGATATTTGTATCAGTAATGTAGTTGCCAAGACTCACCCAAAATGCAATGTTTGGGAGCTCACGTCAGCTCGAACTACTACAGATGAACGttactcaaataaaaaataatgtgtaggtaatattcgtaaaaataataataataatacaagatACAAAgcgtttaatatatatgaaattgtattGACCGCACGTTTTTCACGATTGTAAAATTCCTAATGCCTCCTTTGCTGATAAGGTATTAAACGTTAATGTCAATCGTATTATTACTAATCACATTTGTTGACTTTGACGTTTGCTTACGCTGTTATCTGTCATGGCGCTAGGATATAGATTCATTGACACCACGATTTTATGCGCTGTCAAAGGACCCCAACACATCACGGCAACAAcacattaatttgtatattattttgtaagttttttataagtgatatttgttataatttattgagtGGGTGATgagtttgtatttaattttatacttgaGTAAACTGATGTATGTTTcataatgtgttttattattcgtCGCTCCTATTTTGCATACTCCTCAATAAATGGATTAACTAACTCGATATTTATTCCTACACCACtccactacaacctttttaggactGGCACACAGATTTGTATGTCTGTTTTGCATATACGTGATCAAGATGACACACGCAGTCGACATTGTCTAAGctttaaatgaaaaactaCGACCCAAGGGATGTGAATCGcacactaggccaacattgatCGTGGGTCCTGATACTATTTGTAGAATATCAAATATTGTTAGTGTAGTAATAAGGTTTTTTAACACTGACAAGTCAAGGGTCTTTATTAGCTGCATAATGTTGCTGACAACTCTCTGCAGAGTGGTTTCACACGAGGAAACCGACACgccttatacccaaaaagtcgacagcgagTGGCACAGGTTCCTGGggtaatcacctacttgcctattaaaatgATGACGGGTTGGTATACATTAAGTCGCTGACGTAATATaaatgtcgcagtaaagtagttaaatcagacagttaattaaaaatctataaagttccgtcagacaagtgagtgaacgaaacgtttaacgagttttcTAAACGATACTAGGCCACAAGattaacctaaccatttacaataaaacaaaacacggattttccaagctctcagttcttcacgatcacaccgaaataacattaacaaatgaaataatcatggcggagtcttgtttaacattgttaatcaacacgctggctttcggtcagacagatagttaaacttCTTCCCAACTACTAACTGAcctgagacttatcttaaattatcgtgatttatgtgtctttttactttttaatcatctttttagtttagttatctttttttttttgttcttgtttagttttgtctcaataactgtgtataacatctatttttgcactacttgcctatcttatgtaatttaatacatttttatttattttttctttactcacagtggttgcctggaagagatcgctcgaaagcgataaagcCGCCAGttgatttatgttatttttttttatattgtagtgtaacgaagtgttaacaaataaataaacgttttcgacgctgctttatttaaatcaaaatgctagcgacttgattaattatcgatctttaattaactctcTAATATAACTACTtgactgcgacatatacaacTACTTGTAAACGACCTAACAAATAATGAAGCTCATTTATAATCTTATCAAAACAATTGCGCACGAATCATCCAACAAACGAATGTCAGAGTGTTTATACGATACAATAAGACacatatttgataaaaaaattaaggaaataattatttgcatctattacaagtttttatctaattgagccctaataatataaagagcCCTTTGGCTAAATGCTTACGAGCGCTTGTGTCACTTAACACATCAGATGAAAACTAAGGTAAAAAAGAAAAGTCATAAAcaattagtaaatatatttgacaacTATCACATAGCAATCTTAAAGTATAAcaatattagatttaaaactCGACGTTTTCAAATGGATGGTCCTTGTGTCCGAcggcactgaaaaaaaaagttttaaatctttaactgGACACGAAAggcaagtaaaaaaaaattcataaaaagccAAAGATAAACTTCATTTCATTGGTCAATTTTGTTTGGCTTGCTCAAATTAGttgaagaaaaacaaattaaacgtaaagaaatttattaaaatacatatttttgacaaaaaaatatgctaTGGGCCTCGCGCTCCAACGTAaccgtaataaaaaatcacttccatttaaaaatctaaaactcgaTTTAGTCATGTCAAATCGTTGAAGATAAGTAGGTATTTTGCAAACATTTTAccgtaatgtttaattataatcgagATATTTTGACTAGCATCTATACATCTTCCAAGCGGCcaggattttaatttttttataagaacgtCTATATCATCTCACTTTGTTGAATATAGAGAATGATGCTTAAAGAAGTCTATATTGAAAGTGTTTCTTCAATTTGTCGATACAGATCCAGAAAAGAATATTCGAaacggttttgttttattcaatatgcTAAACTTGAGAAACTGAAGCAAACCAAGGGCCCCTCGATAGAATTTGCTACAGGCCCCGCGCTGGCTAACTTCGGCACTGGGCATATAGCTAGATGCACGGATAAAAGATGTACTTAACAGACAACTATATGGAAaggaaacactttttaaacggattgaagctatgtattaatactataaacttatatataaatctcctgtcaagATTTTCAAGTTtatccgcgatggactcctaaactacttttttttatatttatttttaaattaaattgtcacaccgtgagcagtgtGGTcaaacttaagagataggatagcttagatctttaattatagtcgcaattttattttattgcaaattatttgtctataattaattgacagtcacaattatctgttaactccaaaatatacttttcgactggattgagtgagtaatcaatagatggcactgctatggtaaacggacaaacgtgtcatataagctacaattcaatatcatgattaccacgtggtattgaggctaaagtataaattgaatttattttgtagtaagtaggccaaccacgtgttacttagaccgaagtgtaaatcaaattcaaattatactgacgataatacagtgaaattattctttcgtgtcacgttATTAAAGCTAAcaaaaaccacattaaggaaacgaagttcgcgggggcagctagtaaaattataattatttacataaatttaaaattttccgacgtttcgcgtgcttttcagcatgcgtggtcacggtgactaaagacaaaaggtgttaattGTGATACtttcacagctgtagagaaagttgtgttatctgtatttatttccccggagttgatatcgactaaaagatgacgggttttgcAGAAATTTTACCAAATTTTCCTCCTTAGGATTGAGGATGCCTTAAAAAGAATAGGATATATAGAAACCCATGGATCGAGAAATGGACAAGCTTGTGAAGGCCTTTACCCGTGGAGGGATTCCGATGAATGGTACTAAAGGAAGTTAGGATATAAGGATATACTACCAATATTTGTAAAGATTGGTTTTTACTACTCTGCttgaatatttattctaaGTATGGAAAtcttattttcatattactcaagtataaattttacattctGATTGCTAACTAACATTGCGAAAATCTTGTCATTaagtaagttaatatttttaaataaacttctgCTTAGCTACGCTCGGGATGAATTCGTCGAACAATTATCTCCGCGGCAGCCATTAACGGCCAACAGAGTTCAAGGTGATTTAacgacattttttaataatttgtttatattgtaaagtTATACAGATCTGGCCAAATGGCTAGGCTTTAcaccattttttaataataacaatattattaatattaaacctgCATGTTTTTCCATATAGACCTCTGAGGTCGCGAATTATGACTTCCATATGTCAAATCCAATAAATTTTTGccgatttagaaaataatttatcacgAAACTAAATTTCGGACCACTATAGATATTGTATCACTAATCCATTTGGTGTAATACTCACGCGCTCATGGGCACAAATCTTCCATTGCAGTGGAAAGTGTTGATTAGTTCGACATCCTCCTGGGACAGCTTGAAGTCGAACACCTGGAAGTTGGAGGCTATGCGGCCAGGATTCGCTGATTTTGGAATGACAATATTCCCGCGATCTATTTGGTATCTGTAAACGGTGAATCTTTTGACACGGAACACAGGTTTCGAAGGTTTAGCGTTTTCAAACCATGCTATTTGCGGTACTCCATGCCAATCTAACACATTATTTTAGACCGTAATCCCCAGAATTTTTTGAATCATTATAAATCCCACTACAGAAGTATAACTTGAGAAATCTCCTCTTTATTAAGGGGGGGGGGTACCGCGTTAgggggagcgttcaagtattacgtcacgcaatttttccATATTCTTGACTCCCCCCCCCCCacgaaacgcgccgtaacccTTCTTTATCCttataatagtaaaacgtttcgagaccacccccagtgagtctttatacctaaaacttaccttTATGTGAGGTAAaatactggaaagtggaaaataatattaacaataaagctTAATTCAATCCCCAatccgcatcgtaacgttttacaattcgttacgtaatacttgaacgctcccttataTAGGGGACACCGCGTTATATGGTAGATGGAAATCGCGTTATACGAAAAAACTATGTAGAGGTACCGTGTTATAGGAAGGATTACAGTGTTCCACATCTCAGCCATTGATTCAAGAATAATTTCCCTTTCCggaacattatttattaatttttatttattcacactacGTTGCAAAAAAAAGTAACacgatacataaaaattacaagggcagcaacgggcggccttatcgctaatacgtgatctcttccaggcaaccctagtaagagaaaaactaaaaaagagAAATGATGGAAGAAGTGCAGaaccaaatgttatataacatattcCCGAgtccttaaattaaattatttgttggtTTTAGATTTGTTAAGACTTTATGTTTTGTAAGATATATTTATCCccccttttttttaatgagaggAATGCATTTCCGCACTGAGTGTGGGACTCGCTCTAAAAGCCCTCCCACCAATCAGGTCACTGTTGGGGTAACTTGGGGTCGCGTAAGCATTCTACCAAGAGACCCCGTGACTGGCTGCTAAAGCAACCATCTTTCATTACATTGCAATCGCCTTACAAGTCTTTACAGTAGGGTTGCAATTTCTTGCACCCAACACGTGATCGCCGGCATGTTCTCGCTCGCACATacgtggaaaataatattaacaataaagctTAATTCAATCCCCAatccgcatcgtaacgttttacaattcgttacgtaatacttgaacgctcccttataTAGGGGACACCGCGTTATATGGTAGATGGAAATCGCGTTATACGAAAAAACTATGTAGAGGTACCGTGTTATAGGAAGGATTACAGTGTTCCACATCTCAGCCATTGATTCAAGAATAATTTCCCTTTCCggaacattatttattaatttttatttattcacactacGTTGCAAAAAAAAGTAACacgatacataaaaattacaagggcagcaacgggcggccttatcgctaatacgtgatctcttccaggcaaccctagtaagagaaaaactaaaaaagagAAATGATGGAAGAAGTGCAGaaccaaatgttatataacatattcCCGAgtccttaaattaaattatttgttggtTTTAGATTTGTTAAGACTTTATGTTTTGTAAGATATATTTATCCccccttttttttaatgagaggAATGCATTTCCGCACTGAGTGTGGGACTCGCTCTAAAAGCCCTCCCACCAATCAGGTCACTGTTGGGGTAACTTGGGGTCGCGTAAGCATTCTACCAAGAGACCCCGTGACTGGCTGCTAAAGCAACCATCTTTCATTACATTGCAATCGCCTTACAAGTCTTTACAGTAGGGTTGCAATTTCTTGCACCCAACACGTGATCGCCGGCATGTTCTCGCTCGCACATACAACGCAATGTGGTGCATCGTCACATGTGACAGATTTGTGTCCAGCTTTTCCGCACCTATAGCACAGATTGCTACGGTCCACAATATTTATCCCCCTAGAAATCGAACACGAAACCACCAAGTCTTAATACCTTACCTAATCAGCACCTGTGCCACTGTCTTTCCAAGCCGGTTAGCGATAGCCTTCAACTTGGGGTCTTCCATCAGCTGTGGGTCATCTGGCTTGGCCCAAGGTCTATCTGGAGACCCAAGTGGGGAGTACGCGGTAAGTTTTATATCCCGCGCTTTGCAGAACTCTTGGAGTTTCATTTGGTTAAGGTATGGATGGCATTCGACCTggaaaaaataagttatataaaaaaggcaaTAAACAGACTTGAACCTGTCTAAATTATTTACCCAAATGTCTACACTTTATGAGAACAatatattacacaaaaatactttagtcgtaaacatatttttcgtACGTgcttgttatttaataaataaaatatatttccgatataataataaagaaaaagaaattgtaCTTTAATTTGATACTATGCAGTTCTTTTTCCTGTGTATTAtaaccaataataataataataatttattgcaagaacatggtacaaaaaggtggtacaatagtaagttcgcatattctggcACACACAATAGCGCAcaattttgtctttaaaggagttttacattttacattattagtcatatgaattggtcttatattatttgtatcgtacatatatcaaatgttattaaatttatatcaacatagtgtctcacgcaaataataatttattaaataataggtacatttttttccaaaagtaatACACCAGGTCGACTCCagtcggaagatcttttaattcttttggtgaattattgtaaaccttaatagccattgattgattgatttctgGCAGAGCGAATTTCACCCCATGTCTACTTCTTACTTCGACGTCTACATTCGacttaaaaatgtactttaatTGCAAAAAGGTGGCAACCCTAGGAACCCGTAAAGATTTTCTTAAATGTAACCCAAATATCAGTGGGAGTCCCTGACTAGCACAGACTATAAACAACTTAGATTCCCTACCTGATTGACAACAGGCTTGATGGTAGCAACTTTCAGAAGCCGATCAATTTGTTGGGAGTTGAAGTTTGAGATCCCAATACTGCGGGCTAGCCCCTCTCCCACAACGGGCTCCATAGCCTTCCAAGTGTCCACGTAATCCACGTCGGAGAACTGGATTTTGCCTGACTCATCAGCTGGAAAGAGGTCACCGCCTTCCTGGAATTACTAACTGGAATAGAACACGAGTGTCTTCCCCCTTctttatcataataaaaaagaacagtattcagcgtgcgactgaGCACAGAGATGTACTCTGAGCTCGTCAGTTCGAACCTCGGCTGCATCAATAAACTTTTGTCGCGCGTTTTACACTCGGTCGTtcggtgaaagaaaatatcgtaAGGACAGCCGGACTGTTGGTCAAACTAAATATTGTAACGTTACCTTATAGGCATGTGGCCAATGCACCAGATACAGATCCAGATATTTAAGTTGAAGATTCTCCAAGGTCTCATGAAGAGCTTTCTTCACCAGATCAGGACGGTGGAAGGTGTTCCATAGCTTTGAGGTTATGAAGAGATCCTCGCTGTATTATAGAAGAAAATTATTCACACATGGTCCTGCGAGTCCTTATACCCATTTTAACTCCTAATTTCTCTATGGGCCGTAAAATTACAAACCATAGACGACGTAGACACGAAAACATACCGTTTGACAACACCCTCCTTAATTTTGGCGGCAATCGCGTCACCGACCTCCTTTTCATTTCCATAGACGTAAGCGCAGTCTATGTGTCTATAGCCGATGTCTATGGCTGCTTTGACAGCTGTCTCTACTTCACCCGGCTTGGACTGTAACAATCGATTAAAGAAACTTCAGAATGATAACCAaggattatttattgataatacaaaaatatatttataaccaaATAATATCGTGCCAAAGAACATAGtaaaacaacaatattaataacaaaacatacaGGATTCTCGCATAGCACAAGCGCAAAAGTTGAAGACTacgaaaaaaattaaggaTCCTTCGTGGCCAGTTAGTGGCCCTTTGCCGAAAACATTTTcaactacaaaaataaacaaacattttatctcATTATTACAAATGAACATTATTCTAATTAGTTAATAACCTACATTGA
This DNA window, taken from Pieris brassicae chromosome 14, ilPieBrab1.1, whole genome shotgun sequence, encodes the following:
- the LOC123718045 gene encoding aldo-keto reductase family 1 member B1-like isoform X2, with the protein product MAKVPVIKFNNGRTIPAVGLGTWKSKPGEVETAVKAAIDIGYRHIDCAYVYGNEKEVGDAIAAKIKEGVVKREDLFITSKLWNTFHRPDLVKKALHETLENLQLKYLDLYLVHWPHAYKEGGDLFPADESGKIQFSDVDYVDTWKAMEPVVGEGLARSIGISNFNSQQIDRLLKVATIKPVVNQVECHPYLNQMKLQEFCKARDIKLTAYSPLGSPDRPWAKPDDPQLMEDPKLKAIANRLGKTVAQVLIRYQIDRGNIVIPKSANPGRIASNFQVFDFKLSQEDVELINTFHCNGRFVPMSAAVGHKDHPFENVEF
- the LOC123718045 gene encoding aldo-keto reductase family 1 member B1-like isoform X1 → MASTVPIVKLSNGYEIPMLGLGTWQSKPGEVETAVKAAIDIGYRHIDCAYVYGNEKEVGDAIAAKIKEGVVKREDLFITSKLWNTFHRPDLVKKALHETLENLQLKYLDLYLVHWPHAYKEGGDLFPADESGKIQFSDVDYVDTWKAMEPVVGEGLARSIGISNFNSQQIDRLLKVATIKPVVNQVECHPYLNQMKLQEFCKARDIKLTAYSPLGSPDRPWAKPDDPQLMEDPKLKAIANRLGKTVAQVLIRYQIDRGNIVIPKSANPGRIASNFQVFDFKLSQEDVELINTFHCNGRFVPMSAAVGHKDHPFENVEF